One Williamsia phyllosphaerae DNA segment encodes these proteins:
- a CDS encoding enoyl-CoA hydratase family protein has product MTTLVTLESSAGVATITLDSPSNRNALSADLVAQLLEHLATAGDDPAVRSVVLTHTGNTFCAGADLAGALGSGMSPEEASAAGAKAMVTVMRTILELSRPVVARVDGHVRAGGIGLLGACDIVVAGPASTFALTEARLGLAPSVISLTLLSRMTSRSVGRYFVTGERFGAVEAEAMGLITVAAADAESLASTTGSFLDAIGKGSPQGLRESKKVATAQIRAEFERFAEDRTRESAALFASDEAREGMTAFLEKRPPRWAVTEPAAT; this is encoded by the coding sequence ATGACAACCCTGGTCACGCTCGAGTCCTCGGCCGGCGTCGCGACGATCACGCTCGACTCGCCGTCGAATCGCAACGCGCTCTCGGCCGACCTCGTCGCGCAGCTGCTCGAGCATCTCGCCACGGCTGGTGACGACCCCGCGGTGCGATCGGTCGTGCTCACCCACACCGGCAACACGTTCTGCGCCGGTGCCGATCTCGCCGGTGCGTTGGGCTCGGGCATGTCGCCCGAGGAGGCCTCGGCCGCGGGCGCGAAGGCGATGGTCACGGTGATGCGGACGATCCTCGAGCTGTCGCGGCCCGTGGTCGCCCGCGTCGACGGCCACGTCCGGGCCGGCGGCATCGGGCTGCTCGGGGCCTGCGACATCGTCGTCGCCGGACCGGCGAGCACCTTCGCCCTGACCGAGGCCCGTCTGGGTCTGGCGCCGTCGGTGATCTCCTTGACGCTGCTGTCCCGGATGACCTCACGGTCGGTCGGGCGCTACTTCGTCACGGGCGAGCGCTTCGGCGCCGTCGAGGCCGAGGCGATGGGACTGATCACCGTCGCCGCGGCCGACGCCGAGTCGTTGGCGTCGACCACGGGCAGCTTCTTGGACGCGATCGGCAAGGGCTCGCCGCAGGGCCTGCGGGAGTCCAAGAAAGTCGCCACCGCGCAGATCCGGGCCGAGTTCGAGCGGTTCGCCGAGGACCGGACCCGCGAGTCGGCGGCGCTGTTCGCCTCCGACGAGGCGCGCGAGGGCATGACTGCGTTCCTGGAGAAGCGCCCGCCGCGGTGGGCCGTGACCGAACCGGCGGCGACGTGA
- a CDS encoding TetR/AcrR family transcriptional regulator, whose amino-acid sequence MFRDSGRPATPVRKPQQDRSRATRERLISATIDVLATEGWSASTVSVVAERAGVSRGAAQHHFPTRESLITATLEQTFDELTGRASVMYETLPEGPGRVEAAVTRAVDIYTGTQFKAALQVWSAAASDPGLRDLIRPLERKFARAAHRMTVQAIAGDTDDPGVHRLVQATLDMARGLGLADTLSDDSARRKQVVATWSEVLAAALN is encoded by the coding sequence ATGTTCCGCGACTCCGGACGGCCGGCCACCCCTGTCCGCAAACCGCAGCAGGACCGGTCGCGCGCCACACGGGAGCGGTTGATCTCGGCGACGATCGACGTGCTGGCCACCGAGGGTTGGTCGGCGTCGACGGTGTCGGTGGTGGCCGAGCGTGCGGGGGTGTCGCGTGGTGCGGCTCAACATCATTTCCCCACCCGCGAGAGTCTGATCACGGCGACGCTGGAGCAGACGTTCGACGAACTGACCGGCCGCGCGTCGGTGATGTACGAGACGCTGCCCGAGGGACCCGGTCGCGTGGAGGCCGCGGTCACCCGTGCCGTCGACATCTACACCGGCACCCAGTTCAAGGCTGCGCTGCAGGTGTGGAGTGCCGCGGCGTCGGATCCGGGTCTGCGCGACCTGATCCGTCCGCTGGAGCGGAAGTTCGCCCGCGCGGCGCACCGGATGACCGTTCAGGCGATCGCCGGCGACACCGACGATCCGGGCGTGCACCGGCTCGTTCAGGCCACGCTCGACATGGCGCGTGGACTCGGACTGGCCGACACGCTCTCCGACGACTCCGCCCGCCGCAAACAGGTCGTCGCGACCTGGTCGGAAGTGCTTGCCGCAGCCCTGAACTGA
- a CDS encoding phytanoyl-CoA dioxygenase family protein, whose amino-acid sequence MTLTSTEIETFVRDGFVAVRGAVDRPTIDECRRQLWDLVSEDPTDPNTWTEPVRRMDSPITPAFTRAAQAAALTEAYDQLVGPGRWQRRVELGNVAIRFPADTESNDTGWHIDASYLPPDASRHFVNVSSRDRGLLMLFLISDVCADDAPTRLKVGSHQDVPRFLAPYGDGGVDMFELCGVMDAAGALDSPDRGEAVATGAAGDVFLCHPFLVHAAQSHHGTQPRFLSQPGLMLTDQFDLGNPWSPVERAIVASL is encoded by the coding sequence ATGACCCTCACGAGCACAGAGATCGAGACCTTCGTCCGCGATGGATTCGTGGCCGTCCGGGGCGCGGTGGACCGCCCGACGATCGACGAGTGCCGCAGGCAACTGTGGGATCTCGTCTCCGAGGACCCGACCGATCCGAACACCTGGACCGAACCGGTGCGACGGATGGACAGCCCGATCACCCCGGCCTTCACGAGAGCCGCACAGGCGGCCGCGCTCACCGAGGCATACGACCAGCTCGTCGGCCCGGGCCGCTGGCAGCGACGAGTCGAGCTCGGGAATGTCGCGATCCGCTTCCCCGCCGACACCGAGTCGAACGACACCGGATGGCACATCGACGCGAGCTACCTGCCCCCGGACGCGAGTCGCCACTTCGTCAACGTGTCGTCACGGGACCGCGGGTTGCTGATGTTGTTCCTGATCTCCGATGTCTGCGCGGACGACGCGCCGACGCGTCTCAAAGTCGGCTCACACCAGGATGTGCCGCGGTTCCTGGCGCCGTACGGCGACGGCGGGGTCGACATGTTCGAACTGTGCGGCGTGATGGACGCGGCCGGCGCGCTCGACTCACCCGACCGCGGAGAAGCAGTCGCGACCGGCGCGGCGGGTGACGTGTTCCTCTGCCATCCGTTCCTCGTCCACGCCGCCCAGTCGCACCACGGGACGCAGCCACGATTCCTGTCGCAACCAGGTCTGATGCTCACCGATCAGTTCGATCTCGGCAATCCGTGGAGTCCTGTGGAACGCGCCATCGTCGCCTCACTGTGA
- a CDS encoding outer membrane protein assembly factor BamB family protein, with protein MIVLVAAAAIASAAITWKVGADHDAGVAATEDRLPTRPQDLAVRPELQWVLNTERLAGNSVDRPLNFPSGMKSAGITTGAVGAGDQVIVAAVGHPLYGRYDTEDGRGIVVDSATLVGVDRQTGKPLWRRGIGHVEQCSDSYRRGTIACWDIDRVMFIDVATGHVRSETTTDFLMTYADVIGGVAYVTGRRTGIDRRSVVMTAGTVDDPDSAFRREYDVTGHDSYVAETLPASDTFTIVESIYGPVQYRTTAYDLDSGRKRFVFDGDVRAAGEGLFHADDLAHQRLSLLDRNGVPIARLGSTAWMVYPPPTSAPFAPAVLDGGVYDPESGAFLWRDPVLNSGGVSAFVGTTMIVSSPDDQTIVGFDSRSGRRQWTTPWRDAYWMTGGLTDGRYFVFADYVGMHSSDATTGQILWTIRLPTGIDSRGVTVEDAGGDILRTTAKAVSLWR; from the coding sequence GTGATCGTTCTGGTCGCCGCGGCGGCGATCGCCTCTGCCGCCATCACCTGGAAGGTGGGTGCAGACCATGATGCGGGCGTCGCGGCGACCGAGGATCGGCTTCCGACGCGCCCGCAGGATCTGGCGGTCCGACCAGAGCTCCAGTGGGTACTGAACACGGAGCGACTCGCCGGTAATTCCGTCGACCGGCCGCTGAACTTCCCCTCCGGGATGAAAAGTGCAGGGATCACCACGGGAGCCGTCGGGGCCGGCGACCAGGTGATCGTCGCCGCGGTGGGGCACCCGCTGTACGGCCGTTACGACACCGAGGACGGACGGGGCATCGTGGTGGACTCCGCCACCCTGGTCGGGGTCGACCGCCAGACGGGCAAACCCCTGTGGCGCCGAGGTATCGGTCACGTCGAACAGTGCTCCGACAGCTACAGACGCGGCACGATCGCATGCTGGGACATCGACAGGGTCATGTTCATCGATGTCGCGACCGGCCACGTGCGCAGCGAGACGACGACCGACTTTCTGATGACCTATGCAGACGTCATAGGCGGCGTCGCATATGTCACCGGCCGACGAACCGGCATCGATCGCCGATCCGTGGTTATGACCGCAGGAACCGTCGACGACCCGGACTCGGCTTTTCGTCGAGAGTACGACGTCACCGGACATGATTCGTATGTCGCGGAGACGCTCCCGGCATCGGACACCTTCACGATCGTCGAATCGATCTACGGCCCGGTTCAATATCGCACCACCGCCTACGATCTCGACAGTGGACGGAAGCGCTTCGTCTTCGATGGAGACGTCCGAGCGGCGGGTGAAGGACTGTTCCACGCCGACGACTTGGCGCATCAGAGGTTGTCCCTCCTCGACCGGAACGGGGTCCCGATTGCGCGGCTGGGGAGCACGGCGTGGATGGTCTACCCACCTCCGACGTCTGCGCCGTTCGCACCGGCGGTGCTTGACGGCGGTGTCTACGACCCGGAGTCCGGGGCGTTCCTCTGGCGCGATCCGGTTCTGAATTCCGGAGGGGTGTCTGCGTTTGTCGGCACCACGATGATCGTGTCCTCACCTGACGACCAGACGATCGTCGGTTTCGATTCCCGCTCCGGTCGCAGGCAATGGACAACACCGTGGCGAGACGCCTACTGGATGACCGGCGGCCTGACCGACGGCCGATACTTCGTGTTCGCCGACTATGTCGGCATGCACTCGTCGGATGCGACCACCGGTCAGATCCTGTGGACGATCCGACTGCCGACAGGAATCGACTCGCGCGGTGTCACCGTGGAAGACGCCGGCGGCGACATCCTGCGTACCACGGCGAAGGCGGTCTCCCTGTGGCGCTGA
- a CDS encoding DMT family transporter gives MSQTVIVTGTDRSSSPAGRRDATWLIAVSAALWGLDGLLRKPLASDLAAGTIVLSEHIIPMIVLAPFLPSAIRAFMGLGLRDRAAVVVIGVGSSAVATALFTRAFTIAGSSGDFITPLVLQKLQPVLAIALAVMLLGERLRPRFALYVVPALAGAWLLAFADPLHLSVSELEPALLALGAAALWGVGTVLGRLVSPSLTPRDLTTLRLGFGTIGAFGVVGVTGAAVLPTWGDAVGLVLLALIPGLLALTLYYRALQSTPASRATLGELAFPATAAVVGVLVLGTSLTWSQWTGLAVVALTVTAMGIREARAHH, from the coding sequence ATGAGTCAGACGGTCATCGTGACCGGCACCGACCGGTCGTCGAGCCCTGCCGGTCGGCGGGACGCCACCTGGTTGATCGCCGTGTCCGCGGCGCTGTGGGGACTCGATGGCCTGTTGCGCAAGCCGCTCGCCTCCGACCTCGCCGCAGGCACGATCGTGCTGTCGGAGCACATCATCCCGATGATCGTGCTCGCCCCCTTCCTGCCGTCCGCGATTCGCGCCTTCATGGGGCTCGGTCTGCGCGACCGGGCCGCGGTGGTGGTCATCGGCGTCGGGTCGTCGGCTGTGGCGACCGCACTGTTCACCCGGGCGTTCACGATCGCCGGGAGCAGCGGCGACTTCATCACCCCGCTCGTCCTGCAGAAATTGCAGCCCGTCCTCGCCATCGCCCTGGCGGTGATGCTCCTCGGCGAACGCCTGCGTCCCCGCTTCGCGCTGTACGTGGTCCCCGCCCTCGCCGGCGCCTGGCTCCTCGCGTTCGCCGACCCGCTGCACCTGAGTGTGTCCGAACTCGAGCCGGCACTGCTCGCGCTCGGCGCCGCCGCTCTCTGGGGGGTCGGCACCGTTCTCGGGCGACTGGTGTCGCCGTCACTGACACCGCGCGACCTGACCACCCTGCGGCTGGGGTTCGGCACGATCGGCGCATTCGGCGTCGTCGGGGTGACCGGCGCGGCGGTACTGCCGACGTGGGGTGACGCGGTGGGTCTCGTCCTGCTGGCCCTCATCCCGGGGTTGCTCGCCCTGACGCTGTACTACCGCGCCCTGCAGTCGACCCCGGCGTCCCGGGCAACGCTGGGCGAACTCGCCTTCCCGGCGACCGCAGCCGTGGTCGGAGTGCTGGTGTTGGGCACGAGCCTGACCTGGTCGCAGTGGACGGGCCTGGCGGTGGTCGCCCTGACGGTCACCGCGATGGGCATCCGCGAGGCCCGCGCCCACCACTGA
- a CDS encoding DUF427 domain-containing protein, whose protein sequence is MARTELTPGPDHPITVTPTGHRVTVSVDGVTVAETDAALTLQESSYPAVQYIPIGDVDPASLQSSDTTTHCPYKGDASYYDLSVLGTTQSDTVWVYTEPYGAVADIKDHVAFYPDRVEITVAD, encoded by the coding sequence ATGGCACGCACAGAGCTCACCCCGGGACCTGATCACCCCATCACCGTGACCCCCACCGGACACCGTGTGACGGTGTCGGTCGACGGTGTCACGGTCGCCGAGACCGATGCTGCGTTGACGCTGCAGGAGTCGTCGTATCCCGCGGTTCAGTACATCCCGATCGGCGACGTCGACCCCGCCTCGCTGCAGTCCTCGGACACCACGACCCACTGCCCGTACAAGGGCGACGCGTCGTATTACGACCTGTCCGTCCTCGGGACCACGCAGTCCGACACCGTCTGGGTCTACACCGAGCCCTACGGCGCCGTCGCCGACATCAAGGACCACGTCGCCTTCTACCCCGATCGCGTCGAGATCACCGTCGCCGATTGA
- a CDS encoding nuclear transport factor 2 family protein has protein sequence MSVDDTVLGLWDALSQRDWDAVKTFLADDCIYIDMPVGPTLAARGPDDIVKRLKVGLEALAKYENHPGLLVGNGSDVMFEHSESWAWTTGETAELPFVSVHRVVDGKVTLWKDYWDFNAILGSAPASWMDDFAGADVSWVFDATDHI, from the coding sequence ATGTCGGTTGACGACACGGTCCTTGGCCTGTGGGACGCACTGTCGCAACGGGATTGGGACGCCGTGAAGACCTTCCTGGCGGACGACTGCATCTACATCGACATGCCTGTCGGACCCACCCTGGCCGCCCGGGGACCCGACGACATCGTCAAGCGCCTCAAGGTTGGACTCGAGGCGTTGGCGAAGTACGAGAACCACCCTGGTCTGCTGGTGGGCAACGGTTCCGACGTGATGTTCGAGCATTCCGAGTCATGGGCGTGGACCACCGGCGAGACCGCGGAGTTGCCGTTCGTGTCGGTGCACCGGGTCGTCGACGGGAAGGTGACGCTGTGGAAGGACTACTGGGACTTCAACGCCATCCTCGGCAGCGCGCCGGCGTCCTGGATGGACGATTTCGCAGGGGCGGACGTCTCGTGGGTCTTCGACGCCACCGACCACATCTAG
- a CDS encoding N-acyl-D-amino-acid deacylase family protein, producing the protein MTGVTYDTIIRNGRWFDGTGGPSGIRDIGIRDGRIASVSTGPLDNSGCDRVIDAAGKWVLPGMVDIHTHYDVEILAGPSLSESLRHGVTTIMVGSCSLSTIHVDGTDAGDLFGRVEAIPREHVIDAIDRHKTWSNCEDYITALEDRPLGPNVAAFIGHSDMRAATMGLDRATRKGQRPDAHEQTQMERWLTEALDAGFVGMSSQQLLFDKLDGDICRSRTLPSTYAGPRELRRLKSLLRNRDRVLQSGPDLKNPLNVASQLAQSLGIGRRPLKTSLLSAADIKANPQAIRIIGPLARLINRLGGNFRWQHLPVPFEVYADGIDLVIFEEFGSGAAALHLSDEMARNELLRDEGYRRRFRKDYESRFGTRVWHRDFFDAEIVACPDPAVIGKSFGQVGVDRGGVHPVDAFLDLALEHGKALRWRTTISNHRPDLLKKMAAEPGIQMGFSDAGAHLRNMAFYNFGLRLLRHVRDAELAGTPFLSMEQAVHRLSGELADWYRIDAGHLRVGDRADLFILDPERLDESLDGYHEEVVAQYGDLSRMVNRNDPTVEAVFVGGEPVFVDGEPTDVLGHRRTGRFLRADAAPAASTSTKSVSNVG; encoded by the coding sequence ATGACTGGTGTGACCTACGACACGATCATTCGCAACGGCCGGTGGTTCGACGGAACCGGTGGTCCCTCGGGCATCCGGGACATTGGGATCCGCGACGGCCGGATCGCGTCGGTGAGCACCGGCCCCCTCGACAACTCGGGGTGCGACCGCGTGATCGACGCCGCGGGCAAGTGGGTGCTGCCCGGGATGGTCGACATCCACACCCACTACGACGTGGAGATACTCGCCGGACCGTCGCTGTCGGAATCGTTGCGCCACGGGGTCACCACGATCATGGTGGGGTCGTGTTCGTTGTCGACGATCCACGTCGACGGGACCGACGCGGGCGATCTGTTCGGTCGGGTCGAGGCGATCCCGCGTGAACACGTCATCGACGCGATCGATCGGCACAAGACCTGGTCGAACTGCGAGGACTACATCACCGCGCTCGAGGACCGCCCGCTCGGACCGAACGTCGCGGCCTTCATCGGCCACTCGGACATGCGCGCCGCGACGATGGGCCTCGACCGCGCGACCCGCAAGGGTCAGCGACCCGACGCCCACGAGCAGACCCAGATGGAACGCTGGCTCACCGAGGCACTCGACGCCGGATTCGTCGGCATGTCGTCGCAGCAGTTGTTGTTCGACAAGCTCGACGGCGACATCTGCCGGTCCCGCACCCTGCCCTCGACCTACGCCGGGCCGCGCGAGCTGCGTCGCCTGAAGTCGTTGCTCCGCAACCGCGATCGCGTCCTGCAGTCGGGACCGGACCTGAAGAACCCGCTGAACGTCGCCTCCCAGCTGGCGCAGTCGTTGGGGATCGGTCGGCGTCCACTCAAGACCAGCCTGCTCTCCGCCGCCGACATCAAGGCCAACCCGCAGGCGATCCGGATCATCGGGCCGCTCGCCCGACTCATCAACCGGCTCGGTGGCAACTTCCGCTGGCAGCATCTGCCGGTCCCGTTCGAGGTCTACGCCGACGGCATCGACCTCGTGATCTTCGAGGAATTCGGTTCGGGCGCCGCCGCATTGCACCTCAGCGACGAGATGGCACGCAACGAGTTGCTCCGCGACGAGGGCTACCGACGCCGGTTCCGGAAGGACTACGAGAGCAGGTTCGGGACACGCGTGTGGCATCGCGACTTCTTCGACGCCGAGATCGTCGCGTGCCCGGACCCCGCGGTCATCGGCAAGTCGTTCGGGCAGGTCGGTGTCGATCGTGGTGGAGTCCATCCCGTCGACGCGTTCCTCGACCTCGCCCTCGAACACGGGAAGGCGTTGCGGTGGCGCACCACGATCTCCAACCACCGTCCCGACCTGCTCAAGAAGATGGCCGCCGAGCCGGGCATCCAGATGGGGTTCTCCGACGCCGGGGCGCACCTGCGCAACATGGCGTTCTACAACTTCGGGCTGCGGTTGCTGCGGCATGTGCGTGACGCCGAACTCGCCGGCACCCCGTTCCTGTCGATGGAGCAGGCGGTACACCGACTCAGCGGGGAACTCGCCGACTGGTACCGGATCGACGCAGGCCACCTGCGGGTCGGCGACCGCGCGGATCTGTTCATCCTCGATCCGGAGCGGCTCGACGAGTCGCTGGACGGCTATCACGAGGAGGTGGTCGCGCAGTACGGCGACCTGTCGCGCATGGTCAACCGCAACGACCCCACCGTCGAGGCCGTGTTCGTGGGCGGCGAACCGGTGTTCGTCGACGGCGAGCCGACCGATGTCCTCGGCCACCGTCGGACAGGCCGCTTCCTGCGCGCCGACGCCGCGCCGGCGGCATCCACCTCGACGAAATCGGTGAGCAATGTCGGTTGA